The nucleotide sequence CGCCGTTCTCCCTCACCGCCACGCCGGCGGCGGGCACCGAGGCCCGGTCCACTTTTCCGATGAGCCGGGCCGCGAAATCATCGATCCCCACCCGGGCCTCGCCCTCTTCCCCGTCGTACGGGGCGACCCACAGGTGCTTCGGGTGGTAGTAGTATTCCGGTTTCAGGTGAAATCCGCGGACGTTCTCCATCCCCTGGACGGAGCCGCTGACCTCGCCGTAGAGGGGGCATTCCTCGAAGTTGCAGGTGTTGCAGAGGCCTTCCGAGGAGGACATCCGGTTCACCGGGATCATCTTCGACGGAAACGCCTTGCAGAACATCACGGTTTTCGTTTCCAGAAAAGGGCATCTCTTCTCTTTCATCTCCGCCCCCCTTTTCCTCTGCTGGTTCCGTTTTCCACGGTGAACCTCCTGGAACGGCCTACGCATGCCCTGTCCGCGTCTTCATCGCCGCGACGACCTCCAGAACGATGAACGCGATTCCCACCATCAGGTACCCCATCGTTCCCACCTCCTTCCGCGGGATCCGTGCCCGCGCCTCTATCTACAGCATCCGCCATGCCATCCCCGGTCCGGGCCCCGCAGACACCACGTAACCATCTGTTAATGAAGAGAACAACGGACCGGAGACCCACCAGGGGATGGGGGGTCGGGGAAACCACGGATTGCAGGGATTCTTTACACTTCCAGGCGGAGGAAGATTACATGCCGAATTTCCATCGGATTATGGAGTTGCGAAATTCAACGGCCTATCGGATTTCTCATCACTTCTTCGGCGCGGCCCCTTCCTTCTTCAGGCCGAATTTCTTGATCTTGTTGTAGAGGGTGACCCGATCGATCCCGAGCGCATGGGCGGAGCGCACGATGTTCCACTGGTTCTCCTTCAGGACCACCTGGATGTGCGCCTTCTCGATCTCCTCGAGCGATTTCGTCCGGTGAGCCGCGTCGGAAGCGGTGGACGGGAGGCTGATGTCGGACTCGGTGATGATGTTCCCCTTCGCGACGACCACCGCCCGTTCGATGACGTTCCGAAGCTCCCGCGCGTTCCCCGGCCAATCATTGCCGATCAGGATTCCCACGGCGCCTTCGCTGATCCCGCGGATTTCCTTCCCCATCTCGATGTTGAATTTCTCGATGAAATGGTCGACGAGGAGCGGAATGTCCTCCCTCCTCTCCCGGAGGGGGGGGATATGGATGGAGATGACGTTCAGCCGGTAATAGAGGTCGGCCCGGAAACGCCCACCTTCGATCGCTTTCTTCAGGTCCGTGTTCGTCGCCGCGAGGATCCGCGAGTTGACGGCGATCAGTTCCGAGCCGCCGACGCGCCGGAACTCCTTCTGCTCGAGCACACGGAGGAGGTCCATCTGCAGCTTCAGGCTGATGTCCCCGATCTCGTCGAGGAAAAGGGTCCCGTCCTGGGCGAGCTCGAACTTCCCCCGGTGGATATTGGTGGCCCCCGTGAACGCCCCCTTCTCGTGGCCGAAGAGCTCGGACTCCAGCAGGCCCTCCGAGAGCGAGGCGCACGAAACGGAGATGAAGGGCTCATCCTTTTTTGGGCTTTCGTCGTGGATCGCCCGGGCAAGCAGTTCCTTCCCCGTCCCGCTCTCCCCCTGGATGAGGACCGTCGAGCCGCTGTTCGCGACGGTCCGCGCCAGGTCGAAGATCTCCAGCATCCTCTCGTTCTTGCTGATCATGTCCCTCAGCTGGTACTGCTTCTTGAGTTCTTTCCGCAGAAACAGGTTTTCCTGGACGAGCTTGTGATGGTCCACGATCTTCCGGATCGTCAGGGAGATGTCGTCCGGGTTGAACGGTTTGACGAAATAGTCGTACGCCCCTTTCTTCATCGCCTTCACGGCGGTGTCGACCGTCGCGTAGGCCGTCATGATGATGACCAGCATCTCGGGCGCCGTCTTGTGCACCTCGTCCATCAGCTGGATCCCGTCCATCCCGGGCATCTTCAGGTCCACCAGCATCAGGTCCCACTCCCTTTCGGGGAGGCGCTCCAGCGCCTTCCTGCCGCTCTCCACGGACTCCACGCGGTACCCGTCCTCCTCGAGCCAGCTGGCCAGCGAATCCCGGACGATTTCCTCGTCGTCCACCACCATGATGTTGACCTTCTTCTCCATCGTCATCCCCGCCTCCCCGCCGCGGTGTTGGATGCCATCACCGTCCGGCAACCCGTGCAGTAGTCCCGTCCCCTGATGTCCACGTCCACCACGGTGTTCGAAAGGTACATCACGCAAGCCCTCGACGGGCAATGGACGAGGCCGAACGTGTGCCCCAGCTCGTGAAGGCTTTCCTTGCGAAGTCTCTCCAGGAGCAGCGGCCGGTCCGGCGTCAGCCCGTAATGCTCCTGTCGCAGCCGGGCGAGGGAGACGACGGCGGCCATTCCCCCCACCTGCGCCTCGCCGAACACGTACGTCAGGATCGGGATGCAGAGATCCTTGTCCGTCACCCCCAGGAGCTTGAGCGCGTCCTGCGGTACGCCCCCGAGCATCTCCTTGAGGATCTTCGTCGAATAGTACTGGTTCCGACGGGCCTCGTAGCTTTCGGGGGGAATCGGGATCGACGGCAGGATCCGGACGGTCGCCATGAGGCAGTCTCCCATTTCTTTCCTCAGCCATTGGAGGATCGCGTGATCCACCGCCCCGACAGGCCGGATGTAGATGGCGTCGTCGATGTTCTCCGCTTCCCCTTACCCGACGGGCAGAGTCACCCGGAAATCGGTTCCCTTCCCCGGGGTGCTGTCGATCTCCACCTTGCCGTTATGGCGGGTCACGATGCCGTTGACGACCGAGAGGCCCAGCCCGGTCCCCTTCTTCTTCGTCGAGAAGAAGGGATCGAAGATCCGTGCGAGGTCCTTCGGATCGATCCCGGTCCCCGAGTCGCGAACGCTCATCGTCACGGTGTTCGTCTCCGGGTGGTGATCGGACCGGATCGTCAAGGTTCCCCCTTCCTCCATGGATTCGCTGGCGTTGATGAGGAGGTTGAGGAACACCTGTTTCATGTGCGCCGGGTCGGCCTGGATCACCGGCAGGGGGTTGAAGAGCTTCACCACCTCGATATTGGAGAGACTCAGCTTGTTCGAGACGAGGGCGAGGGACTCCTCCATCACCTTGACGAGGTCCATCGGCTTGCGGACCGGATCCTTCGGCCGCGTGAAATCGAGCAGGTTCTGCACGATGGCGGTCGTCCTCTCGACCTCCCGCCGCATCGTGTCGAGGTACCCTTTGTACTTCTCGACGTCCCCCGGTTCGTGTTGCCCCTGGTCGATCTTCCGCTCCATGAGCCGGATGTAGGTGTAGACGCCCGTCAGCGGGTTGTTGATCTCGTGTGCGACGGTGGCCGCCAGCGCCCCCACGGCGGCCAGTTTCTCGGAGTGCAGGAGCTGGGACTGGGTCGCCTTGAGCTCCCGCGTCCGCTCCTCCACCTTTTCCTCCAGGTTCCGCACCCCCTCCTGGATCTCCGCGTGGGCCCTCTGGAGGTCCTGGGTCATCTGGTTGAACGACGAGGCAAGGTGCCCCATCTCGTCGTTCGTCGCGACGGGGATGAAATGGTCGAGGTCCCCCCCGGAGATCCTCTTCGTGCCGAGGACGAGTTCGTTGACCGGTCTCGTGAAGAAGTGGATGAGGATCAGCGCGACGATGACACAGACGGCGACGATCGAGACGATGCTCACGAGAAGGACCTGGCGGCGCCCCTTGGCCATCATCGTGTCCACGTCGGCCAGGTCCATGGTGACGTCGATCACCCCGAGGACCTTGACCGATTCCGGGTGTGCGTGGCACGTCGCGGAGGAGCATGCCGAATCGTTGTACATGGGGTTGATGATCCCGAGAACGCGGTGGCGGGCGCCATTGTCGGAGGAGTAGAAGATCCTGCTCCGTTCGGAGGTCTCCAGGCGCTCGAGCGGGCGGGCCTCCGAATGGCAACCGAAACAGGACTCTCCGCGCTGGTCGACCATCCGGCCCACCTCGTTCTTGTCGGTGGAAAAAAGGATCTTCCCCTCGGAACTGTAGATCCGGACCTTCTCGATCCCCTCCTGCTGGCCGACCGTGTTCATGATCTTGTAGGCGGTCTCTTTCCGGTTCTCGAACATGTCGTTCCGGATCGATTTCTTGATCGTTTCGCTGAGCTGGGAGGCGCCTCGAAGGACCGTGAGGTCCAGGTCCTCTTTCTGGATGCGGAGGTAGACGTAGGCCAGTGCGCCGTTCACGACAAGGATCATCCCCGCGACGCAAAGGATGATCTTCACGCTGATGCTGTTGTGCCACTTCATACTGTATGCAGTATACATGGTTCTCCCCGCGGGAAAAGGGGAAAGCGCGCCGTTCGGGCGCCCCTCTAACGTATCGAAATGATGGATCCCTTTACCCAACAGGCCGGATCTCTTATAATGAGTCCCCGTGAGTCCGTCGGCCCGCATGATCCTCGCTTCCGAGTCACCCCGCCGACGGGAGCTTCTCGCCGCCGTCGGCGTTCCGTTCCGCGTGGTCCGGTCGGGGGTCGACGAAATTCCACGCCCCGGCGAGGCTCCTTCGCGGTTCGTCCGCCGGGCCGCTCTCGACAAGGGGGAGGCGGTGGCTTCGCTGCACCCGTCGTCCTTCGTCCTGTCGGCGGATACGATCGTTGTGGCGGACGGCAGGATCCTCGGCAAGCCGCGGGACCGCGCGGAGGCGCGGCGGATGCTTTCGCGACTCGCCGGCCGCGATCACAGGGTGTACACGGCGGTCTGCCTCCTCTGCGCGAAGCGCGCGTACAGGGACATCGGTGTCGATGTGACCCGCGTCCGGTTCCGTCCCCTCTCCACGGTGGAGGTCGCGGCCTACGCCCGCACGGGGGAGTGCGACGACAAGGCGGGAGCGTATGCGGCGCAGGGAGCGGGGATGCTGCTCATCGACCGGGTCACGGGGTCGTTCTCGAACGTGGTGGGCCTTCCGATGACCCGCGTCGTGGCGATGCTTGCGCGGGCGGGGTTGATCCGGGCCACGCGCAGCGGCCGGGCCTGGTACGCCTTCACGGGCGGGGCGCGATGAGCTCCCCCGGGTCGCCTCCGGGTGAGGGTGCGTCGCTCGCGGAACGGGCGGCGTCGGTGCGGGACCGGGTCGCGGACGCCGTGCGGCAGTCCGGGCGGCCGGCCGGTTCGGTGAAGCTGGTCGCGGTTTCCAAGACCCGGCCGCTCGCGCGGATCCTCGAGGCGAACGCGGCGGGACTGTCGGTGTTCGGCGAAAATTACGTCCAGGAGGCGGAGGAGAAGATCGCGGGGCTCCCCGGCGCCGAATGGCACCTGATCGGCCGTCTGCAGGGGAACAAGGTCCGCAGGGCGGTCGCGCTGTTCTCCTGGATCCAGACGGCCGATTCCGCCCGGCGACTCCGCGAGATCTCGCGCTGTGCCGCGGAGTCGGGGAAGACGGCACGCGTATTGATTGAGGTCAATCTCGGCGGAGAGGGAAGCAAGGCGGGGGCCGCCCCCGGCGATGTACGCGCGATCCTCGAAACCTCCTCCGGGCTCCCCGGGGTGCGGGTGGAAGGGTTCATGGCGATCCCGCCGTTCTCTGTCGACCCCGAGGCGAGCCGGCCTCACTTCGCACGGCTGCGGGAACTGCGGGACGCGCTGGCGCGGGAGATTCCCGGCGCGGCGCTCGGGGAGTTGTCGATGGGGATGTCCAACGATTTCGAGCAGGCGATCGGGGAAGGGGCGACGATGGTCCGCGTGGGGACCGCGATCTTCGGAAGCCGGCAGGGGAGGGGCTGATATCATGGGGCTCGGATTTCTCGGTGCGGGAAACATGGGGGAGGCGATGATCCGCGGCGTGCTCTCCGCGAAGCTGCGCTCCCCGGAGCAGGTGGCGGTGTTCGACGCGGCGCCCGGTCGGGGGGAGGAGCTGCGCCGCCGGTTCGGGGTTGTCGTCGCCCGTTCCGTCGAGGAGCTGCTGCGCGCCTGCGACACGGTGGTGGTCGCCGTGAAGCCGCAGGTCCTGTCGTCCGTCCTGGCCGGGATCTCCCGGGAGGCGGCGGCGGGGAAGACGTTCATCTCCATCGTGGCGGGCGCGAAGATCGCCCTCTACGAGAAGGCGCTGGGGGAGGGGACGAGGATCGTTCGGACGATGCCCAACACGCCGGCGCTGGTCGGGATGGGGAGCACCGGGATCTACTTCCCGCCCGCCGTCGACGCGGCGACCCGGCAGGAGGTCCTCGCCCTGTTCTCCTCCTTTGGAACGGTGGCCGAGATGCCCCGCGAGGAGCTGCTCGACGCGGTGACCGCGCTGTCCGGTTCCGGTCCCGCCTACGCGTTCCTCTTCCTCGAGGCGTTGGCGGACGGCGCGGTGCGGGCGGGGATGGGGCGGGCCGAGGCCTCGCTCCTCGCGGCCTCGACCCTCGAGGGAGCGGCGCGGATGGTCCGCGAGACGGGAAAGCACCCCGCCGAGCTCAAGGACATGGTGATGTCCCCGGGGGGGACGACGGCCGCCGGGGTGGCCGCGCTGGAGCGCGGGGCCTTCCGGGCGACGGTGATGGACGCGGTGCTGTCCGCATGGCAGCGGTGCCGCGAGCTTTCGGGCTAAGGAGGCTATTCGAAACAACTTGAACATCTTGCATCCCATCTTCGGGCCATCTTTGCCCGGTTTTCAATCGCCAAATCCTCGACGTATCTATAGATACGCCTGCGGTTTGGCTCAATCATCCCGGCCAAATCTGACCCAAATCTGGGCGCAATATTGTCCAACTTGTTTCGAATAGCCTCCTAAAAGGGGGAGGGAGGGGATGTTCGTGGCGAGGAACCTGGTCGGCGCGCTGGCGACGATCATCGACTACGCGCTGTGGGCCTACATGTGGGCGTTCATC is from Deltaproteobacteria bacterium CG2_30_66_27 and encodes:
- a CDS encoding Fis family transcriptional regulator; this translates as MEKKVNIMVVDDEEIVRDSLASWLEEDGYRVESVESGRKALERLPEREWDLMLVDLKMPGMDGIQLMDEVHKTAPEMLVIIMTAYATVDTAVKAMKKGAYDYFVKPFNPDDISLTIRKIVDHHKLVQENLFLRKELKKQYQLRDMISKNERMLEIFDLARTVANSGSTVLIQGESGTGKELLARAIHDESPKKDEPFISVSCASLSEGLLESELFGHEKGAFTGATNIHRGKFELAQDGTLFLDEIGDISLKLQMDLLRVLEQKEFRRVGGSELIAVNSRILAATNTDLKKAIEGGRFRADLYYRLNVISIHIPPLRERREDIPLLVDHFIEKFNIEMGKEIRGISEGAVGILIGNDWPGNARELRNVIERAVVVAKGNIITESDISLPSTASDAAHRTKSLEEIEKAHIQVVLKENQWNIVRSAHALGIDRVTLYNKIKKFGLKKEGAAPKK
- a CDS encoding septum formation protein Maf, with the translated sequence MILASESPRRRELLAAVGVPFRVVRSGVDEIPRPGEAPSRFVRRAALDKGEAVASLHPSSFVLSADTIVVADGRILGKPRDRAEARRMLSRLAGRDHRVYTAVCLLCAKRAYRDIGVDVTRVRFRPLSTVEVAAYARTGECDDKAGAYAAQGAGMLLIDRVTGSFSNVVGLPMTRVVAMLARAGLIRATRSGRAWYAFTGGAR
- a CDS encoding YggS family pyridoxal phosphate enzyme codes for the protein MSSPGSPPGEGASLAERAASVRDRVADAVRQSGRPAGSVKLVAVSKTRPLARILEANAAGLSVFGENYVQEAEEKIAGLPGAEWHLIGRLQGNKVRRAVALFSWIQTADSARRLREISRCAAESGKTARVLIEVNLGGEGSKAGAAPGDVRAILETSSGLPGVRVEGFMAIPPFSVDPEASRPHFARLRELRDALAREIPGAALGELSMGMSNDFEQAIGEGATMVRVGTAIFGSRQGRG
- a CDS encoding pyrroline-5-carboxylate reductase, with the translated sequence MGLGFLGAGNMGEAMIRGVLSAKLRSPEQVAVFDAAPGRGEELRRRFGVVVARSVEELLRACDTVVVAVKPQVLSSVLAGISREAAAGKTFISIVAGAKIALYEKALGEGTRIVRTMPNTPALVGMGSTGIYFPPAVDAATRQEVLALFSSFGTVAEMPREELLDAVTALSGSGPAYAFLFLEALADGAVRAGMGRAEASLLAASTLEGAARMVRETGKHPAELKDMVMSPGGTTAAGVAALERGAFRATVMDAVLSAWQRCRELSG